In a single window of the Labrus mixtus chromosome 20, fLabMix1.1, whole genome shotgun sequence genome:
- the trip10a gene encoding cdc42-interacting protein 4 homolog isoform X3, with product MDWGTDLWDQYDIIEKHSQSGLELVEKYVKFVKERTEVEQNYAKQLRNLSKKYNLKRSSKDEPECRLSSYQSFLEILNEMNDYAGQRELIAENMMMNICIDLTKYLQDIKQERKTYLMEAKKAQQSLESTYKQLDSSKKRFEREWREADRAALYAEKTDQDINATKADVEKAKQQAHMRAHIAEDCKNDYAAQLQKFNKEQNQFYFNDMPLIFNKLQDLDERRVRKLAQGYVLFSDTEKHVMPIIGKCLEGITKAGTNVNERNDSMVVIEQNKSGFERPGDLEFEDYSQGINRASSDSSLGTPKGPMELLSKNKSKNFWLFSKRSKKFTPERIMPTVTEDFTHLPPEQRRKRLQQRREEISKELQKEVDQSEALGKMKDVYEKNPQMGDPASLASQINQTSQNIERLRGELNKYETWLAEAGGRGETLRYKTHTFNNNNGAHDVHSPDGAQSDESTPDPSQAIYAEFDDDFEDEELTAPIGKCTAMYNFPGASEGTICMQEGEVLSVVEEDKGDGWTRVRRNNGDEGYIPTSYVTINLTE from the exons GAACCTTTCGAAGAAATACAACCTAAAACGAAGCAGCAAAGATGAACCAGAGTGCAG GTTGTCAAGCTATCAGTCCTTTTTGGAAATCCTGAACGAGATGAACGACTACGCAGGGCAGCGAGAGCTCATCGCCGAGAACATGATGATGAACATTTGCATCGATCTCACCAAGTACCTGCAGGACATCAAGCAGGAGAGGAAGACG TATCTGATGGAGGCCAAGAAGGCCCAGCAGAGTCTGGAGAGCACCTACAAGCAGCTTGACAGT agtaaaaagcgctttgagagGGAATGGAGAGAAGCGGATCGAGCAGCACTGTACGCAGAGAAGACTGATCAAGACATCAACGCCACAAAGGCAGACGTTGAAAAA GCCAAACAGCAAGCTCATATGAGAGCACACATAGCGGAGGATTGTAAGAACGACTACGCTGCTCAGCTTCAGAAGTTCAACAAGGAGCAGAACCAGTTCTATTTTAATGATATGCCACTCATTTTTAAT AAGTTGCAGGATCTGGATGAGAGGCGAGTACGGAAGTTGGCACAAGGCTACGTCTTGTTTTCAGACACAGAGAAGCATGTGATGCCAATCATTGGCAAGTGCCTGGAAGGCATTACTAAAGCAGGCACTAACGTTAATGAGAGGAAT GACTCCATGGTTGTAATAGAGCAGAACAAGTCCGGATTTGAACGTCCTGGGGATTTAGAGTTTGAAGACTACAGTCAAGGCATCAACAGAGCCTCATCCGACAGCAGCTTGGGTACACCCAAAGGCCCCATGGAGCTTCTGTCAAAGAATAAGAGCAAAAACTTCTGGCTCTTTAGCAAAAGGAGTAAG AAGTTTACTCCAGAGAGAATCATG CCCACAGTGACAGAGGACTTCACCCATCTTCCTCCAGAACAGCGCCGGAAGAGGTTACAACAGAGACGGGAGGAAATCAGCAAAGAACTGCAAAAGGAAGTAGATCAGAG CGAGGCCCTGGGGAAGATGAAAGATGTGTATGAGAAAAATCCTCAGATGGGAGACCCAGCGAGTCTGGCATCCCAGATCAACCAGACATCCCAAAATATAGAGCGGCTCAGAGGAGAGCTCAACAAGTACGAG ACATGGCTGGCAGAGGCAGGAGGTCGAGGGGAAACACTACGATATAAAACTCacacattcaacaacaacaatggagcTCACGATGTGCACAG CCCTGATGGAGCACAGTCCGATGAAAGCACTCCTGATCCCTCTCAGGCCATCTACGCCGAGTTCGATGATGACTTTGAGGACGAGGAACTAACTGCTCCTATTGGGAAATGCACAGCCATGTACAACTTCCCCG gtgcCAGTGAAGGGACCATCTGTATGCAGGAGGGGGAGGTACTGTCCGTTGTGGAGGAGGACAAAGGGGATGGCTGGACCCGGGTCAGAAGGAACAATGGGGATGAAGGCTACATACCTACATCTTATGTCACCATCAACCTTACTGAATGA
- the trip10a gene encoding cdc42-interacting protein 4 homolog isoform X1 yields the protein MDWGTDLWDQYDIIEKHSQSGLELVEKYVKFVKERTEVEQNYAKQLRNLSKKYNLKRSSKDEPECRLSSYQSFLEILNEMNDYAGQRELIAENMMMNICIDLTKYLQDIKQERKTYLMEAKKAQQSLESTYKQLDSSKKRFEREWREADRAALYAEKTDQDINATKADVEKAKQQAHMRAHIAEDCKNDYAAQLQKFNKEQNQFYFNDMPLIFNKLQDLDERRVRKLAQGYVLFSDTEKHVMPIIGKCLEGITKAGTNVNERNDSMVVIEQNKSGFERPGDLEFEDYSQGINRASSDSSLGTPKGPMELLSKNKSKNFWLFSKRSKLSPSLLPPFTTPPAPSLANGPPSPKFGRDPLSYCLKEINKTVKPRISSFRTLRRSKFTPERIMPTVTEDFTHLPPEQRRKRLQQRREEISKELQKEVDQSEALGKMKDVYEKNPQMGDPASLASQINQTSQNIERLRGELNKYETWLAEAGGRGETLRYKTHTFNNNNGAHDVHSPDGAQSDESTPDPSQAIYAEFDDDFEDEELTAPIGKCTAMYNFPGASEGTICMQEGEVLSVVEEDKGDGWTRVRRNNGDEGYIPTSYVTINLTE from the exons GAACCTTTCGAAGAAATACAACCTAAAACGAAGCAGCAAAGATGAACCAGAGTGCAG GTTGTCAAGCTATCAGTCCTTTTTGGAAATCCTGAACGAGATGAACGACTACGCAGGGCAGCGAGAGCTCATCGCCGAGAACATGATGATGAACATTTGCATCGATCTCACCAAGTACCTGCAGGACATCAAGCAGGAGAGGAAGACG TATCTGATGGAGGCCAAGAAGGCCCAGCAGAGTCTGGAGAGCACCTACAAGCAGCTTGACAGT agtaaaaagcgctttgagagGGAATGGAGAGAAGCGGATCGAGCAGCACTGTACGCAGAGAAGACTGATCAAGACATCAACGCCACAAAGGCAGACGTTGAAAAA GCCAAACAGCAAGCTCATATGAGAGCACACATAGCGGAGGATTGTAAGAACGACTACGCTGCTCAGCTTCAGAAGTTCAACAAGGAGCAGAACCAGTTCTATTTTAATGATATGCCACTCATTTTTAAT AAGTTGCAGGATCTGGATGAGAGGCGAGTACGGAAGTTGGCACAAGGCTACGTCTTGTTTTCAGACACAGAGAAGCATGTGATGCCAATCATTGGCAAGTGCCTGGAAGGCATTACTAAAGCAGGCACTAACGTTAATGAGAGGAAT GACTCCATGGTTGTAATAGAGCAGAACAAGTCCGGATTTGAACGTCCTGGGGATTTAGAGTTTGAAGACTACAGTCAAGGCATCAACAGAGCCTCATCCGACAGCAGCTTGGGTACACCCAAAGGCCCCATGGAGCTTCTGTCAAAGAATAAGAGCAAAAACTTCTGGCTCTTTAGCAAAAGGAGTAAG ctctctccctctttgcTCCCACCTTTCACCACACCCCCTGCCCCCTCGCTCGCTAACGGACCCCCTTCCCCCAAGTTCGGCCGGGACCCTCTGTCGTACTGTTTGAAGGAGATCAATAAGACAGTCAAACCCAGAATCTCTTCCTTCCGGACGCTCAGGAGATCG AAGTTTACTCCAGAGAGAATCATG CCCACAGTGACAGAGGACTTCACCCATCTTCCTCCAGAACAGCGCCGGAAGAGGTTACAACAGAGACGGGAGGAAATCAGCAAAGAACTGCAAAAGGAAGTAGATCAGAG CGAGGCCCTGGGGAAGATGAAAGATGTGTATGAGAAAAATCCTCAGATGGGAGACCCAGCGAGTCTGGCATCCCAGATCAACCAGACATCCCAAAATATAGAGCGGCTCAGAGGAGAGCTCAACAAGTACGAG ACATGGCTGGCAGAGGCAGGAGGTCGAGGGGAAACACTACGATATAAAACTCacacattcaacaacaacaatggagcTCACGATGTGCACAG CCCTGATGGAGCACAGTCCGATGAAAGCACTCCTGATCCCTCTCAGGCCATCTACGCCGAGTTCGATGATGACTTTGAGGACGAGGAACTAACTGCTCCTATTGGGAAATGCACAGCCATGTACAACTTCCCCG gtgcCAGTGAAGGGACCATCTGTATGCAGGAGGGGGAGGTACTGTCCGTTGTGGAGGAGGACAAAGGGGATGGCTGGACCCGGGTCAGAAGGAACAATGGGGATGAAGGCTACATACCTACATCTTATGTCACCATCAACCTTACTGAATGA
- the trip10a gene encoding cdc42-interacting protein 4 homolog isoform X2: protein MDWGTDLWDQYDIIEKHSQSGLELVEKYVKFVKERTEVEQNYAKQLRNLSKKYNLKRSSKDEPECRLSSYQSFLEILNEMNDYAGQRELIAENMMMNICIDLTKYLQDIKQERKTYLMEAKKAQQSLESTYKQLDSSKKRFEREWREADRAALYAEKTDQDINATKADVEKAKQQAHMRAHIAEDCKNDYAAQLQKFNKEQNQFYFNDMPLIFNKLQDLDERRVRKLAQGYVLFSDTEKHVMPIIGKCLEGITKAGTNVNERNDSMVVIEQNKSGFERPGDLEFEDYSQGINRASSDSSLGTPKGPMELLSKNKSKNFWLFSKRSKLSPSLLPPFTTPPAPSLANGPPSPKFGRDPLSYCLKEINKTVKPRISSFRTLRRSPTVTEDFTHLPPEQRRKRLQQRREEISKELQKEVDQSEALGKMKDVYEKNPQMGDPASLASQINQTSQNIERLRGELNKYETWLAEAGGRGETLRYKTHTFNNNNGAHDVHSPDGAQSDESTPDPSQAIYAEFDDDFEDEELTAPIGKCTAMYNFPGASEGTICMQEGEVLSVVEEDKGDGWTRVRRNNGDEGYIPTSYVTINLTE, encoded by the exons GAACCTTTCGAAGAAATACAACCTAAAACGAAGCAGCAAAGATGAACCAGAGTGCAG GTTGTCAAGCTATCAGTCCTTTTTGGAAATCCTGAACGAGATGAACGACTACGCAGGGCAGCGAGAGCTCATCGCCGAGAACATGATGATGAACATTTGCATCGATCTCACCAAGTACCTGCAGGACATCAAGCAGGAGAGGAAGACG TATCTGATGGAGGCCAAGAAGGCCCAGCAGAGTCTGGAGAGCACCTACAAGCAGCTTGACAGT agtaaaaagcgctttgagagGGAATGGAGAGAAGCGGATCGAGCAGCACTGTACGCAGAGAAGACTGATCAAGACATCAACGCCACAAAGGCAGACGTTGAAAAA GCCAAACAGCAAGCTCATATGAGAGCACACATAGCGGAGGATTGTAAGAACGACTACGCTGCTCAGCTTCAGAAGTTCAACAAGGAGCAGAACCAGTTCTATTTTAATGATATGCCACTCATTTTTAAT AAGTTGCAGGATCTGGATGAGAGGCGAGTACGGAAGTTGGCACAAGGCTACGTCTTGTTTTCAGACACAGAGAAGCATGTGATGCCAATCATTGGCAAGTGCCTGGAAGGCATTACTAAAGCAGGCACTAACGTTAATGAGAGGAAT GACTCCATGGTTGTAATAGAGCAGAACAAGTCCGGATTTGAACGTCCTGGGGATTTAGAGTTTGAAGACTACAGTCAAGGCATCAACAGAGCCTCATCCGACAGCAGCTTGGGTACACCCAAAGGCCCCATGGAGCTTCTGTCAAAGAATAAGAGCAAAAACTTCTGGCTCTTTAGCAAAAGGAGTAAG ctctctccctctttgcTCCCACCTTTCACCACACCCCCTGCCCCCTCGCTCGCTAACGGACCCCCTTCCCCCAAGTTCGGCCGGGACCCTCTGTCGTACTGTTTGAAGGAGATCAATAAGACAGTCAAACCCAGAATCTCTTCCTTCCGGACGCTCAGGAGATCG CCCACAGTGACAGAGGACTTCACCCATCTTCCTCCAGAACAGCGCCGGAAGAGGTTACAACAGAGACGGGAGGAAATCAGCAAAGAACTGCAAAAGGAAGTAGATCAGAG CGAGGCCCTGGGGAAGATGAAAGATGTGTATGAGAAAAATCCTCAGATGGGAGACCCAGCGAGTCTGGCATCCCAGATCAACCAGACATCCCAAAATATAGAGCGGCTCAGAGGAGAGCTCAACAAGTACGAG ACATGGCTGGCAGAGGCAGGAGGTCGAGGGGAAACACTACGATATAAAACTCacacattcaacaacaacaatggagcTCACGATGTGCACAG CCCTGATGGAGCACAGTCCGATGAAAGCACTCCTGATCCCTCTCAGGCCATCTACGCCGAGTTCGATGATGACTTTGAGGACGAGGAACTAACTGCTCCTATTGGGAAATGCACAGCCATGTACAACTTCCCCG gtgcCAGTGAAGGGACCATCTGTATGCAGGAGGGGGAGGTACTGTCCGTTGTGGAGGAGGACAAAGGGGATGGCTGGACCCGGGTCAGAAGGAACAATGGGGATGAAGGCTACATACCTACATCTTATGTCACCATCAACCTTACTGAATGA
- the trip10a gene encoding cdc42-interacting protein 4 homolog isoform X4 has product MDWGTDLWDQYDIIEKHSQSGLELVEKYVKFVKERTEVEQNYAKQLRNLSKKYNLKRSSKDEPECRLSSYQSFLEILNEMNDYAGQRELIAENMMMNICIDLTKYLQDIKQERKTYLMEAKKAQQSLESTYKQLDSSKKRFEREWREADRAALYAEKTDQDINATKADVEKAKQQAHMRAHIAEDCKNDYAAQLQKFNKEQNQFYFNDMPLIFNKLQDLDERRVRKLAQGYVLFSDTEKHVMPIIGKCLEGITKAGTNVNERNDSMVVIEQNKSGFERPGDLEFEDYSQGINRASSDSSLGTPKGPMELLSKNKSKNFWLFSKRSKPTVTEDFTHLPPEQRRKRLQQRREEISKELQKEVDQSEALGKMKDVYEKNPQMGDPASLASQINQTSQNIERLRGELNKYETWLAEAGGRGETLRYKTHTFNNNNGAHDVHSPDGAQSDESTPDPSQAIYAEFDDDFEDEELTAPIGKCTAMYNFPGASEGTICMQEGEVLSVVEEDKGDGWTRVRRNNGDEGYIPTSYVTINLTE; this is encoded by the exons GAACCTTTCGAAGAAATACAACCTAAAACGAAGCAGCAAAGATGAACCAGAGTGCAG GTTGTCAAGCTATCAGTCCTTTTTGGAAATCCTGAACGAGATGAACGACTACGCAGGGCAGCGAGAGCTCATCGCCGAGAACATGATGATGAACATTTGCATCGATCTCACCAAGTACCTGCAGGACATCAAGCAGGAGAGGAAGACG TATCTGATGGAGGCCAAGAAGGCCCAGCAGAGTCTGGAGAGCACCTACAAGCAGCTTGACAGT agtaaaaagcgctttgagagGGAATGGAGAGAAGCGGATCGAGCAGCACTGTACGCAGAGAAGACTGATCAAGACATCAACGCCACAAAGGCAGACGTTGAAAAA GCCAAACAGCAAGCTCATATGAGAGCACACATAGCGGAGGATTGTAAGAACGACTACGCTGCTCAGCTTCAGAAGTTCAACAAGGAGCAGAACCAGTTCTATTTTAATGATATGCCACTCATTTTTAAT AAGTTGCAGGATCTGGATGAGAGGCGAGTACGGAAGTTGGCACAAGGCTACGTCTTGTTTTCAGACACAGAGAAGCATGTGATGCCAATCATTGGCAAGTGCCTGGAAGGCATTACTAAAGCAGGCACTAACGTTAATGAGAGGAAT GACTCCATGGTTGTAATAGAGCAGAACAAGTCCGGATTTGAACGTCCTGGGGATTTAGAGTTTGAAGACTACAGTCAAGGCATCAACAGAGCCTCATCCGACAGCAGCTTGGGTACACCCAAAGGCCCCATGGAGCTTCTGTCAAAGAATAAGAGCAAAAACTTCTGGCTCTTTAGCAAAAGGAGTAAG CCCACAGTGACAGAGGACTTCACCCATCTTCCTCCAGAACAGCGCCGGAAGAGGTTACAACAGAGACGGGAGGAAATCAGCAAAGAACTGCAAAAGGAAGTAGATCAGAG CGAGGCCCTGGGGAAGATGAAAGATGTGTATGAGAAAAATCCTCAGATGGGAGACCCAGCGAGTCTGGCATCCCAGATCAACCAGACATCCCAAAATATAGAGCGGCTCAGAGGAGAGCTCAACAAGTACGAG ACATGGCTGGCAGAGGCAGGAGGTCGAGGGGAAACACTACGATATAAAACTCacacattcaacaacaacaatggagcTCACGATGTGCACAG CCCTGATGGAGCACAGTCCGATGAAAGCACTCCTGATCCCTCTCAGGCCATCTACGCCGAGTTCGATGATGACTTTGAGGACGAGGAACTAACTGCTCCTATTGGGAAATGCACAGCCATGTACAACTTCCCCG gtgcCAGTGAAGGGACCATCTGTATGCAGGAGGGGGAGGTACTGTCCGTTGTGGAGGAGGACAAAGGGGATGGCTGGACCCGGGTCAGAAGGAACAATGGGGATGAAGGCTACATACCTACATCTTATGTCACCATCAACCTTACTGAATGA
- the trip10a gene encoding cdc42-interacting protein 4 homolog isoform X5 produces the protein MNDYAGQRELIAENMMMNICIDLTKYLQDIKQERKTYLMEAKKAQQSLESTYKQLDSSKKRFEREWREADRAALYAEKTDQDINATKADVEKAKQQAHMRAHIAEDCKNDYAAQLQKFNKEQNQFYFNDMPLIFNKLQDLDERRVRKLAQGYVLFSDTEKHVMPIIGKCLEGITKAGTNVNERNDSMVVIEQNKSGFERPGDLEFEDYSQGINRASSDSSLGTPKGPMELLSKNKSKNFWLFSKRSKLSPSLLPPFTTPPAPSLANGPPSPKFGRDPLSYCLKEINKTVKPRISSFRTLRRSKFTPERIMPTVTEDFTHLPPEQRRKRLQQRREEISKELQKEVDQSEALGKMKDVYEKNPQMGDPASLASQINQTSQNIERLRGELNKYETWLAEAGGRGETLRYKTHTFNNNNGAHDVHSPDGAQSDESTPDPSQAIYAEFDDDFEDEELTAPIGKCTAMYNFPGASEGTICMQEGEVLSVVEEDKGDGWTRVRRNNGDEGYIPTSYVTINLTE, from the exons ATGAACGACTACGCAGGGCAGCGAGAGCTCATCGCCGAGAACATGATGATGAACATTTGCATCGATCTCACCAAGTACCTGCAGGACATCAAGCAGGAGAGGAAGACG TATCTGATGGAGGCCAAGAAGGCCCAGCAGAGTCTGGAGAGCACCTACAAGCAGCTTGACAGT agtaaaaagcgctttgagagGGAATGGAGAGAAGCGGATCGAGCAGCACTGTACGCAGAGAAGACTGATCAAGACATCAACGCCACAAAGGCAGACGTTGAAAAA GCCAAACAGCAAGCTCATATGAGAGCACACATAGCGGAGGATTGTAAGAACGACTACGCTGCTCAGCTTCAGAAGTTCAACAAGGAGCAGAACCAGTTCTATTTTAATGATATGCCACTCATTTTTAAT AAGTTGCAGGATCTGGATGAGAGGCGAGTACGGAAGTTGGCACAAGGCTACGTCTTGTTTTCAGACACAGAGAAGCATGTGATGCCAATCATTGGCAAGTGCCTGGAAGGCATTACTAAAGCAGGCACTAACGTTAATGAGAGGAAT GACTCCATGGTTGTAATAGAGCAGAACAAGTCCGGATTTGAACGTCCTGGGGATTTAGAGTTTGAAGACTACAGTCAAGGCATCAACAGAGCCTCATCCGACAGCAGCTTGGGTACACCCAAAGGCCCCATGGAGCTTCTGTCAAAGAATAAGAGCAAAAACTTCTGGCTCTTTAGCAAAAGGAGTAAG ctctctccctctttgcTCCCACCTTTCACCACACCCCCTGCCCCCTCGCTCGCTAACGGACCCCCTTCCCCCAAGTTCGGCCGGGACCCTCTGTCGTACTGTTTGAAGGAGATCAATAAGACAGTCAAACCCAGAATCTCTTCCTTCCGGACGCTCAGGAGATCG AAGTTTACTCCAGAGAGAATCATG CCCACAGTGACAGAGGACTTCACCCATCTTCCTCCAGAACAGCGCCGGAAGAGGTTACAACAGAGACGGGAGGAAATCAGCAAAGAACTGCAAAAGGAAGTAGATCAGAG CGAGGCCCTGGGGAAGATGAAAGATGTGTATGAGAAAAATCCTCAGATGGGAGACCCAGCGAGTCTGGCATCCCAGATCAACCAGACATCCCAAAATATAGAGCGGCTCAGAGGAGAGCTCAACAAGTACGAG ACATGGCTGGCAGAGGCAGGAGGTCGAGGGGAAACACTACGATATAAAACTCacacattcaacaacaacaatggagcTCACGATGTGCACAG CCCTGATGGAGCACAGTCCGATGAAAGCACTCCTGATCCCTCTCAGGCCATCTACGCCGAGTTCGATGATGACTTTGAGGACGAGGAACTAACTGCTCCTATTGGGAAATGCACAGCCATGTACAACTTCCCCG gtgcCAGTGAAGGGACCATCTGTATGCAGGAGGGGGAGGTACTGTCCGTTGTGGAGGAGGACAAAGGGGATGGCTGGACCCGGGTCAGAAGGAACAATGGGGATGAAGGCTACATACCTACATCTTATGTCACCATCAACCTTACTGAATGA